From a region of the Actinopolymorpha singaporensis genome:
- the galE gene encoding UDP-glucose 4-epimerase GalE, protein MTWLVTGGAGFIGAHVVHALHAAGEQIVVLDDLSTGVPARIADLDDVPLVRGSVQATSLVAKLLREYEISGVVHVAAKKQPGESVDNPLLYYRENVGGLESLLRAMTDVGVDALVFSSSASTYGDQETDVLTEDATCRPVSPYGETKLVGEWMIADVARSTGLRYVCLRYFNAAGAAAPELADTGAFNLIPMVFERLTSGLPPKIFGDDYPTPDGTTIRDYIHVGDIASAHVAAARHLTAGHEVRKVLNVGTGRGSSTREIVETILDVSGHTDLKPEVLARRPGDPAVSIAGADRIREVLGWSAEHDMRSTVAAAWQGWLFHHPEAGRENGKAAGGAEAGARDE, encoded by the coding sequence ATGACCTGGCTCGTCACCGGAGGCGCCGGCTTCATCGGCGCGCACGTCGTCCATGCTCTTCATGCCGCCGGAGAACAGATCGTGGTGCTCGACGATCTGTCCACCGGGGTGCCCGCCCGGATCGCCGACCTCGACGACGTTCCGCTCGTCCGGGGTTCGGTGCAGGCGACCAGCCTGGTTGCCAAACTGTTGCGGGAGTACGAGATCAGCGGTGTCGTGCACGTGGCCGCGAAGAAGCAGCCTGGGGAGTCGGTCGACAACCCGCTGCTCTACTACCGCGAGAACGTCGGCGGCCTCGAGTCGCTGCTGCGGGCGATGACCGACGTCGGCGTTGACGCGCTGGTCTTCTCCTCCAGCGCCTCCACCTACGGCGACCAGGAAACCGACGTCCTGACCGAGGACGCGACGTGCCGGCCGGTCTCTCCGTACGGCGAGACCAAGCTCGTCGGGGAGTGGATGATCGCGGACGTGGCCCGGAGCACCGGACTGCGGTACGTCTGCCTGCGCTACTTCAACGCCGCCGGTGCCGCCGCTCCCGAGCTCGCCGACACCGGCGCGTTCAACCTCATCCCGATGGTGTTCGAACGCCTGACCTCCGGCCTGCCGCCGAAGATCTTCGGCGACGACTACCCGACCCCGGACGGCACCACCATCCGCGACTACATCCACGTCGGCGACATCGCCTCGGCGCACGTCGCCGCGGCCCGGCACCTCACCGCGGGCCACGAGGTGCGCAAGGTCCTCAACGTAGGTACGGGCAGGGGATCGTCCACCCGCGAGATCGTGGAGACCATCCTCGACGTCTCCGGCCACACCGACCTCAAGCCCGAGGTGCTCGCCCGCCGGCCCGGAGACCCGGCGGTGTCGATCGCGGGCGCGGACCGGATCCGCGAGGTGCTCGGCTGGTCGGCCGAACACGACATGCGGTCCACGGTCGCGGCGGCCTGGCAAGGATGGCTGTTCCACCATCCGGAGGCCGGTCGCGAGAACGGGAAGGCGGCCGGGGGTGCGGAGGCAGGAGCCCGGGATGAGTGA
- a CDS encoding DUF5941 domain-containing protein, translating into MSRLHQTGVIPLPTAFLVGPVVSAGPGPLPVARHLRALGYDVVEVDAFAHLPAAVASAPRGRVALVDSRFVGHLHALRRAVCDSRPEVLAGPGTLAVAPSARHHLVDALNAVTATTAATAAPRADVTSPPSAPPKSSPLDDSPVDIARVADALAANVTVARTDPAPLVAGIAESPQERAALEARARAVDEEAFRLKSAVKAGDTAFTTFFVRSYSGYAARWFARLGLGPNHVTILSLIVALGAAATVATGTRAGYVLGALLFHAAFSLDCIDGDLARYTVSFSRLGARMDLTFDRVKEYALFAGLAIGAARDGDPHIWWLAAAAMAFQTVRHQMHAAYEQVSAGPAEDAPALADQVQARISGSRWKVWLRRAIVLPQGERSALICLLVAFTTPQVVFVVLLAVGVIAAAYAFLGRFLRSLRRVRRPWSKSAGLSLGALVDVGPLGWIVHSSLPGRSLPAPLAALVALLALTFSLAVIPAVGVGWVLLGVLWYVLIVGFASRQPLNGWADWVLPPTFRAAEYALVIVLAAALAPAALPAAFGYVAACAFHHYDTIYRLSEDGTHPRRRLTVVTGGHDGRMLVIALLALGGATVFQVGLTVLAIALAVVFVAESVTATAAQVRDRDATGAPAAEATAGAAR; encoded by the coding sequence ATGAGCCGACTCCACCAGACAGGGGTGATCCCGCTGCCGACCGCGTTCCTCGTCGGACCCGTCGTCTCCGCCGGACCGGGGCCCCTGCCCGTCGCGCGCCACCTGCGTGCGCTGGGTTACGACGTGGTCGAGGTGGACGCGTTCGCACACCTGCCGGCGGCGGTGGCCTCCGCGCCACGCGGACGGGTCGCACTCGTCGACAGCCGGTTCGTGGGCCACCTGCACGCACTGCGACGGGCCGTGTGCGACTCGCGGCCGGAGGTGCTCGCCGGGCCCGGAACGCTCGCCGTGGCACCGTCGGCCCGCCACCACCTGGTCGACGCCCTGAACGCCGTCACCGCGACGACCGCAGCGACGGCGGCGCCGCGCGCGGACGTCACGTCCCCGCCGTCCGCGCCCCCGAAGTCCTCGCCGCTGGACGACTCGCCCGTGGACATCGCCCGGGTCGCCGACGCGCTCGCCGCGAACGTCACCGTGGCGAGGACCGACCCCGCCCCGCTGGTGGCCGGCATCGCCGAGTCCCCGCAGGAGCGGGCGGCCCTGGAGGCGCGGGCCCGCGCCGTCGACGAGGAGGCGTTCCGGCTGAAGAGCGCGGTCAAGGCCGGGGACACCGCGTTCACGACGTTCTTCGTCCGCAGCTACTCCGGGTACGCCGCCCGGTGGTTCGCCCGGCTCGGGCTCGGCCCCAACCACGTCACGATCCTGTCCCTGATCGTCGCCCTCGGCGCCGCGGCGACGGTCGCCACCGGCACGAGGGCGGGCTACGTGCTGGGCGCGCTGCTGTTCCACGCGGCGTTCTCGCTGGACTGCATCGACGGCGACCTCGCCCGCTACACCGTCTCCTTCAGCAGGCTCGGCGCCCGGATGGACCTCACCTTCGACCGGGTGAAGGAGTACGCCCTGTTCGCCGGGCTGGCGATCGGGGCAGCCCGTGACGGCGACCCGCACATCTGGTGGCTGGCGGCGGCGGCGATGGCGTTCCAGACCGTCCGGCACCAGATGCACGCGGCGTACGAGCAGGTCAGCGCCGGACCCGCCGAGGACGCGCCGGCGCTTGCCGACCAGGTGCAGGCGCGCATCAGCGGAAGCCGCTGGAAGGTCTGGCTGCGCCGGGCGATCGTCCTTCCCCAGGGCGAGCGGTCGGCGCTGATCTGCCTGCTGGTCGCCTTCACCACTCCGCAGGTGGTGTTCGTGGTGCTGCTCGCGGTCGGCGTGATCGCCGCGGCGTACGCCTTCCTCGGCCGTTTCCTGCGCAGCCTGCGCCGGGTACGCCGGCCCTGGTCGAAGTCGGCCGGGCTGTCCCTGGGCGCGCTGGTCGACGTCGGGCCGCTCGGCTGGATCGTGCACTCCTCCCTGCCGGGCCGCTCGCTGCCGGCACCGCTGGCCGCGCTCGTCGCCCTGCTGGCGCTGACGTTCTCCCTCGCGGTGATCCCGGCCGTCGGCGTGGGCTGGGTGCTGCTCGGCGTGCTGTGGTACGTCCTGATCGTGGGGTTCGCCAGCCGGCAGCCGCTCAACGGCTGGGCCGACTGGGTGCTCCCGCCGACGTTCCGTGCCGCGGAGTACGCCCTGGTGATCGTCCTCGCCGCCGCCCTCGCCCCGGCCGCACTGCCGGCGGCGTTCGGCTACGTCGCTGCGTGCGCGTTCCACCACTACGACACCATCTACCGCCTGAGCGAGGACGGCACCCATCCCCGCCGCCGGCTCACCGTCGTCACCGGCGGGCACGACGGCCGGATGCTGGTCATCGCGCTGCTCGCACTCGGCGGCGCGACGGTGTTCCAGGTGGGGCTGACCGTCCTCGCGATCGCGCTCGCGGTGGTGTTCGTCGCCGAGAGCGTCACCGCCACGGCGGCGCAGGTCCGTGACCGTGACGCGACCGGGGCACCGGCCGCCGAAGCCACCGCTGGAGCCGCCCGATGA
- a CDS encoding iron-containing alcohol dehydrogenase family protein: MIPTPVVVDVRRGAIADLAGLLADQRISASGRVAIAVGPRSGEALAAQVRPYLTEADFFPVSDGTVDAALDLASRVRGGSYDAIVGIGGGKVLDATKFAAARVGLPMVAVATNLAHDGIGSPVSILDNDAGRGSYGVAAPLAVVVDLDVVRRAPARSVRAGIGEVASNLSAIADWELAHDVHGEPLDGLAVALARTAAEAVLHHPGTLTDDDFLRVLAEGLVLSGIAMVVAGSSRPCSGACHEISHAIDLLFPARSGAHGEQVGVGAAFASTLWDDPDGRARGELITRCLVRHGLPVDPAGLGFTWEEFTAAVARAPQTRPGRFTILEHRDLDQAGVAAAVREFARQLRESRER; this comes from the coding sequence ATGATCCCCACACCCGTCGTCGTCGACGTACGCCGGGGCGCCATCGCCGACCTCGCCGGCCTGCTCGCCGACCAGCGCATCTCGGCATCCGGCCGGGTGGCCATCGCCGTCGGGCCGCGCTCGGGTGAGGCGCTGGCCGCCCAGGTACGCCCCTACCTCACCGAAGCCGACTTCTTCCCCGTGTCAGACGGCACCGTCGACGCCGCGCTGGACCTCGCCTCCCGCGTCCGCGGCGGGTCGTACGACGCGATCGTCGGGATCGGCGGCGGAAAGGTGCTGGACGCCACGAAGTTCGCCGCGGCCCGGGTCGGCCTGCCCATGGTCGCGGTGGCCACCAACCTCGCCCACGACGGCATCGGCTCGCCGGTCAGCATCCTGGACAACGACGCCGGCCGCGGCTCCTACGGGGTCGCCGCGCCGTTGGCGGTGGTGGTCGACCTGGACGTCGTACGCCGGGCGCCGGCCCGCTCGGTCCGGGCCGGAATCGGTGAGGTGGCCTCCAACCTGTCCGCGATCGCCGACTGGGAGCTCGCCCACGACGTGCACGGCGAGCCGCTGGACGGGCTGGCGGTGGCGCTGGCCCGCACGGCCGCCGAGGCGGTCCTGCACCACCCGGGGACGCTGACCGACGACGACTTCCTCCGCGTCCTCGCCGAGGGCCTGGTGCTGTCCGGCATCGCGATGGTGGTCGCGGGGTCCAGCCGGCCCTGCAGCGGCGCCTGCCACGAGATCTCCCACGCCATCGACCTGCTGTTTCCGGCCCGCTCCGGCGCGCACGGTGAGCAGGTCGGCGTCGGCGCGGCCTTCGCGTCCACACTGTGGGACGATCCCGACGGCCGGGCCCGTGGCGAACTGATCACCCGGTGCCTGGTGCGGCACGGACTCCCCGTCGACCCGGCCGGGCTGGGCTTCACCTGGGAGGAGTTCACCGCGGCCGTGGCCCGGGCGCCGCAGACCCGCCCGGGTAGGTTCACCATCCTGGAACACCGCGACCTCGACCAGGCAGGGGTGGCGGCCGCCGTGCGGGAGTTCGCCCGGCAACTGCGTGAAAGCCGCGAAAGGTGA
- a CDS encoding NTP transferase domain-containing protein has translation MIGLVLAAGTGRRLRPYTDTLPKALVPLAGEHRAEADYPLTPLDTILANFARVGVTDVAVVVGYAAQAVHERRDHLERTHGVTLDLIHNDRATTWNNCYSLWCARHLFPQGCLLANGDTVHPVQVEHALLAAVSPGAGAAPDLLLALDTVKPLAEEEMKVVWSPDRGVTRITKELDPGSATGEYIGVSLIGPAAAEPLTAALEETWRKDPTLYYEDGYQAAVDAGFRVDVAPIGDLPWVEIDDHADLARSAEVLAAIAGTDPDPAPDPTPDPAPGTTAEPGLER, from the coding sequence ATGATCGGCCTGGTCCTCGCCGCCGGCACCGGCCGGCGACTGCGTCCGTACACCGACACCCTCCCCAAGGCGCTGGTGCCGCTGGCGGGCGAGCACCGGGCGGAGGCCGACTACCCGCTCACGCCACTGGACACGATCCTCGCCAACTTCGCCCGCGTCGGGGTGACCGACGTGGCGGTGGTGGTCGGCTATGCCGCGCAGGCCGTCCACGAGCGCCGCGACCATCTCGAACGCACCCACGGCGTCACCCTGGACCTCATCCACAACGACCGGGCCACCACCTGGAACAACTGCTACTCGCTGTGGTGCGCGCGTCACCTCTTCCCGCAGGGCTGCCTGCTCGCGAACGGAGACACGGTGCACCCGGTCCAGGTCGAACACGCCCTGCTCGCCGCGGTGAGCCCCGGCGCCGGTGCCGCCCCCGACCTGCTGCTCGCCCTGGACACGGTGAAGCCGCTGGCCGAGGAGGAGATGAAGGTGGTGTGGTCGCCCGACCGCGGCGTCACCCGGATCACCAAGGAGCTCGACCCGGGGTCCGCCACCGGGGAGTACATCGGGGTGAGCCTGATCGGGCCGGCAGCGGCCGAGCCGCTCACCGCCGCGCTCGAGGAGACGTGGCGCAAGGACCCCACCCTCTACTACGAGGACGGTTACCAGGCGGCCGTCGACGCGGGCTTCCGGGTCGACGTCGCCCCGATCGGCGACCTGCCGTGGGTCGAGATCGACGACCACGCCGACCTGGCCCGGTCGGCCGAGGTACTGGCGGCCATCGCCGGCACCGACCCAGACCCGGCCCCCGACCCGACCCCTGACCCGGCCCCAGGCACCACGGCCGAGCCCGGGCTGGAGCGCTAG